A region of Mycobacteriales bacterium DNA encodes the following proteins:
- a CDS encoding acyl-CoA dehydrogenase family protein, with protein MIEVARELAGAFAERAEQHDREASFPKADFDDLRAAGLLGLMVPERLGGGGADFATYAAVAAELATGNAATALVFNMHCSVTGALAATPDELARAMGAPEEFFAFRDRVLREAAQGALYLVAMSERRAGSRFSEMETAYEPEGDGWRIRGSKTFCSGAGHGDAYLVVARRGEAVSQFLVPAGDGLTVERTWDPLGMRATASNDVHLDLHAPRETLLGGVEGLALLLARISPQWLVASYAAVYVGIARAAVREAARQARERGLDRLPMVRQRLGRADAATEAAWLATAEAARLVDARPGDPETNKAVYRAKLLAGDTAAEVSASMLEACGTSATRRGNPLERLFRDARCGALQPATSDVCADWLGVAALGLDPDDETAVPRW; from the coding sequence GTGATCGAGGTCGCGCGCGAGCTGGCGGGCGCGTTCGCCGAACGGGCGGAGCAGCACGACCGGGAGGCATCGTTCCCGAAGGCGGACTTCGACGACCTGCGGGCCGCGGGGCTGCTCGGGCTGATGGTCCCGGAACGCCTCGGCGGCGGCGGCGCGGACTTCGCGACGTACGCGGCGGTCGCGGCCGAGCTGGCCACCGGCAACGCCGCCACGGCGCTGGTCTTCAACATGCACTGCTCGGTGACCGGCGCGCTGGCCGCGACGCCCGACGAGCTGGCGCGGGCGATGGGCGCGCCGGAGGAGTTCTTCGCGTTCCGCGACCGGGTCCTCCGCGAGGCGGCGCAGGGCGCGCTCTACCTCGTCGCGATGAGCGAGCGCCGCGCCGGCTCGCGGTTCTCGGAGATGGAGACGGCGTACGAGCCGGAGGGCGACGGCTGGCGGATCCGCGGCAGCAAGACGTTCTGCTCCGGCGCCGGCCACGGCGACGCGTACCTCGTGGTGGCGCGGCGCGGCGAGGCGGTCAGCCAGTTCCTCGTGCCGGCCGGCGACGGGCTGACCGTCGAACGCACCTGGGACCCGCTGGGCATGCGCGCGACGGCGAGCAACGACGTGCACCTGGACCTGCACGCGCCGCGCGAGACGCTGCTCGGCGGGGTCGAGGGGCTGGCGCTGCTGCTCGCGCGGATCTCGCCGCAGTGGCTCGTGGCGAGCTACGCCGCCGTCTACGTCGGCATCGCCCGCGCGGCGGTCCGCGAGGCGGCGCGGCAGGCGCGCGAGCGCGGGCTGGACCGGCTGCCGATGGTGCGCCAGCGGCTCGGCCGCGCCGACGCCGCGACCGAGGCGGCGTGGCTGGCGACGGCGGAGGCGGCGCGGTTGGTCGACGCGCGGCCTGGCGACCCGGAGACGAACAAGGCGGTCTACCGCGCGAAGCTGCTCGCCGGCGACACCGCCGCCGAGGTGTCGGCCTCGATGCTGGAGGCGTGCGGTACGAGCGCGACGCGGCGGGGTAACCCGCTGGAACGGCTGTTCCGCGACGCGCGCTGCGGCGCGTTGCAGCCCGCGACGAGCGACGTCTGC